The nucleotide sequence GGCGTACACCGACGCCATTTCCAGCCCGATTACGCCGCCGCCAATCACAATCATGTGCTTGGGCACTTCGCGAATGTTCAGGGCCTCGGTGCTGGTGATGATGCGCTCTTTGTCCTGGCTGATGAAGGGCAGCACGGTGGGCTTGGAGCCGGTAGCAATGATGACGTTCTTCGTCTCAATCTGCTGGGCCTCACCGCCGGCCGTGGGCGCAATGCTGATGTGGTTCTTATCGACAAACGACCCAACGCCGTGGATGACGTCGATTTTGTTTTTCTTCATCAGGAACTGAATCCCGTCGGTATTGGCCTTCACCACCCCGTTTTTGCGGTCGATGAGCTGGTTCATATTGATCTGCAGGTCGCTCAGCTCAATGCCGTGCTCCTTGAAGGTGTGCGCGGCGTTGTGGTAGTGCTCGGTGCTGTCGAGCAGGGCCTTGCTGGGAATGCAGCCCACGTTGAGGCAGGTGCCGCCCAGGGTGTCGTACTTCTCGATGAGGGCAGTTTTGAGGCCCAACTGGGAGCAGCGGATGGCCGCCACATAGCCGCCGGGCCCGGAGCCGATGACGGTAACGTCGTATTGGTTCATGCTAGGGTAAATTCGGTGAGAATCAACTGGGGCGAAGGTACGGAAGGGGAGTTTGGGATGCAGGGAAATTGTGCGGCACCCCCGCCCCGCCCCCATCACCCCAACGCAAAAGAGCCCCTTCCCCACGCGTGAGAAAGGAGCTCTTTTGCGTCGCCGCCGTTCGGACGACCCGTAGCGCGAACTTTGCAGTTCGCGCCCCCGCGCCGTTGCAACGATTGTCGTTCGGAGGCGCGAACTACAAAGTTCGCGCTACTGTGCGCCAGGACCTACGCGGCCAGCTGCCCTACCTGGGCCCGTAGCACCTCCCGGGCAATGCCCAGGTTGGTGGTTTCGGAGGCCACCACCAGATAAATAAACCGGCGGCCGTCGGGCGTGAGCTGCAGCAGGTGCAGCTGGCTGGACAGCGTAATCAGGATGTCGCCCAGCTGCTCGTCGGGCGAGAGCTGCAGCGCGGCCATGGCCTGCCGCTTGAGCTTCACCACCTGGGCGTTGAACGCGGCCCCCGTGGCCGGGTCGATGGCGGTGGTGGGGGCGTGGGCGGCCAAGCTGGCGCCCGAGGCCACCTCCACCACGGCCACGGCCAGCAGCTCGGGCAAGGCCGCCCGCACCTGAGCTACTACCTGTTCCGCAAGCGGGTCGGGAGGGGGCGGCAGCTCAGCGCGCTCAACCCGACGGGGCGCTTTTCTACGGTAGTTTTTGGGTTTCACGCAGGCAGGGTACTACAAACAAATGACGCCGGAAGGCCTAAAACTGCCACCAATGGCGCTTTTTCTGCTGCTGCTGCTGGGGCAGCAGCGTTACGTTGGAAGTGGTGCTTTTCTGCACGGTCAGCTCCTCATCCTGGTAGCCGCCGTAGCCATACTTGAGCGTGGCGGTACCGGCTGGCACCTGCATCAGGTACTCGCCGTCGGCGTTGGTCGATACGCCGTGGCGGCTGCCGGGGTGCAGCACGGTGGCGCCCACCAGCGGCGCGCCATTCTCGTCCAGAATCCGGCCGCGCACCGTCATGGTGCGGGAAGCCATCAGCGAGGCCGAGGCGGAGGTGGTGGCGGCTTCGGCCGTTGTAGCCGCTTCGGTTGGGGCGGCGGCCGTTTCGGTGGGCAGGTTGTCGGCTACGGGCGTGCGCTCGGTGGGCAGGTGGGTGCCAGCAAATACCATGGTGCCGAGCAGGGCCGCCGAGGCTACCAGCGTGGTGGCCCGCCGCCGGAAGCGCACGGGCTCGGCCCGGATATGCTGGATTTGCTTTTGCACCCAGGTAGGCGCCGCCACGGCTTCTGCCGCGTGGAGCTCCTGCCAGCGGGTTAGGGTTTCATGGGCCTGGTCGTCGTCGCGGCCCAGGTAGCTTTCCACGGCCTGGGCCGAGGACCGGCTCAGGTCGCCGTTGAGGTAGGCGTCGCGGTACACGGGCAGCAGCTCGCCGGTTTGCGGATCGAAAGGAGAAGCAGTCAGTTTCATACGCGTAAGAAGGATAAAGTGAGAAAAAACGAACGACGCTGTCTTTCCCCTGAGCTAGCCTTCGCAGGAGCGGATGACGGCGCGGGCAATGCCCAGATTAGTGTCGCGGCAATCGACGGCCACGTACAGGAAGCGGCCGTTGGGCAGCAGCCGCATCAGGTGCAACTGCTGGCGGAGCGTTATCAGAATTTCCTCCAGCTGTTCGTCGGCGGGCAGGCCCAGTGCCTGCAGGGCCCGCAGCTGCTGGCGCACTACTTCGGAGTTGAAAGCCAGCACCTTCGGAAGCTGAAACTCGCGGGAGGTGGCGTAGGTGGCCAGCGCCTGACCCGACTCGATGGTAACCACGGCGGCGGCCAGCACTTCGGGCAGGCCAGCCAGCACCTGCTGCAGCTGCGCGGCGGCGGCCGTGGCAGGCGGGCCGGCATCGGCGGGCACCACCTTGCCCAGGGCCGGGCCAGCCAGGGCCTGGAGGCGTTGAAGAAACGGAATCTGCATGGGAGCCGATAAAACGGGCCGGCCTCCGGTGAAGCGCCGGGGCCGCCGCCCGGCGGGCGGCGGCGCGGTGGGCTGGGTGGGTTAGTTGAGCTGGTTGGCGTGGCTGCGCAGCACGTCGCGGGCAATGGCCAGGTTGGTATCGCGGGAATTCACTACCAGATAGATAAACTTCGAGCCGTTGTCGTTC is from Hymenobacter yonginensis and encodes:
- a CDS encoding carboxypeptidase-like regulatory domain-containing protein; protein product: MKLTASPFDPQTGELLPVYRDAYLNGDLSRSSAQAVESYLGRDDDQAHETLTRWQELHAAEAVAAPTWVQKQIQHIRAEPVRFRRRATTLVASAALLGTMVFAGTHLPTERTPVADNLPTETAAAPTEAATTAEAATTSASASLMASRTMTVRGRILDENGAPLVGATVLHPGSRHGVSTNADGEYLMQVPAGTATLKYGYGGYQDEELTVQKSTTSNVTLLPQQQQQKKRHWWQF